A single genomic interval of Pomacea canaliculata isolate SZHN2017 linkage group LG5, ASM307304v1, whole genome shotgun sequence harbors:
- the LOC112563626 gene encoding tRNA-dihydrouridine(47) synthase [NAD(P)(+)]-like — protein MEEHFRQQGDLSVAVASENEPAAAKKQKKSVEEDIISASQPANVLSSLRPGCAAVKPEFLVHDHEQQLDKNYLSQASKDKMMEDSSAAVESGNSSNAKRKADNPEDAVSEVLPEHQKKKIKLKGRNKQRPVTFKTNDAEKMCPAILKEEECKFGQKCKFCHNISLFMENKPKDLSAECHNFKTFGKCPYGFACRYAMQHISSDFKNITNQELFEKMTAQRQVYNVLDKDLQHLLWKKKYDFTKSNQIVNSYYNEMRQQKEEQKEKEETKEGLENGEAKLDSETPAQNPVGCVTDEEEIKLRTQEKKLVDFSNKLYLAPLTTVGNLPFRRLCKRFGADITCGEMAMATNLLQGQMSEWALLKRHHTEDIFGVQICGAYPDSMTRCAQLLQERINVDFIDINSGCPIDLIYKRGEGCALMGKMTKYENIVRCMNSVLDIPLTVKMRTGLTDNKNTAHMLIPRLRDAGVSLVTLHGRSREQRYTKLANWDYIEMCAKIASPMPLFGNGDILSFEDANLYKEASGVQGIMIARGALIKPWIFTEIKEQRHWDISASERFEILKDFCNYGLEYWGSDSKGVETIRRFLLEWLSFLHRYIPVGLLEHPPQKINQRPPYYKGRNELETLMASSSCGDWIKISEMLLGKVPEQFTFLPKHKANAYQ, from the exons ATGGAAGAACACTTTAGACAGCAAGGTGATTTATCTGTGGCTGTAGCTTCAGAAAATGAACCCGcagcagcaaaaaaacaaaagaaaagtgtgGAAGAAGACATAATAAGTGCCTCACAACCAGCaaatgttttatcatcattaagaCCTGGTTGTGCTGCAGTGAAACCAGA GTTCTTAGTGCATGATCATGAACAGCAGCTAGACAAAAACTATTTGTCTCAAGCTAGCAAAGATAAAATGATGGAAGACTCATCTGCAGCTGTTGAAAGTGGCAACAGCTCAAATgctaaaagaaaagcagataaCCCTGAGGATGCAGTTTCTGAAGTTCTCCCTGAACATCAAAAGAAGAAGATTAAactgaaaggaagaaacaagCAGAGGCCTGTTACATTCAAGACAAATGATGCAGAAAAGATGTGCCCTGCCATTTTGAAAGAAGAGGAATGCAAATTTGGACAGAAATGCAAATTTTGTCATAATATCTCATTGTTCATGGAAAATAAGCCAAAAGATCTAAGTGCAGAATGTCATAATTTCAAGACTTTTGGAAAATGCCCATATGGTTTTGCATGCCGGTATGCAATGCAGCATATCTCTTCAGATTTTAAGAACATTACAAATCAagaattgtttgaaaaaatgacAGCACAGCGTCAGGTCTATAATGTCCTTGACAAAGATCTTCAGCATCTTTtatggaaaaagaaatatgacttTACCAAGTCTAACCAGATAGTAAATAGCTATTATAATGAAATGAGACAGCAGAAAgaagagcaaaaagaaaaggaagaaacaaaggaaggacTAGAGAATGGAGAAGCGAAACTAGATTCTGAAACGCCTGCTCAAAATCCTGTTGGATGTGTAACAGATGAAGAGGAAATCAAACTACGAACACAGGAGAAAAAACTg gTGGATTTCTCAAACAAGCTTTACCTTGCTCCACTCACAACA GTAGGTAACCTTCCCTTTCGCCGACTGTGCAAGCGGTTTGGTGCAGATATAACCTGTGGTGAGATGGCCATGGCAACAAATTTGTTACAAGGCCAAATGAGTGAGTGGGCTCTCCTGAAGAGGCACCATACAGAAGATATTTTTGGAGTGCAG atttgCGGTGCCTATCCAGACAGCATGACGCGGTGTGCACAGCTTTTGCAGGAGCGTATTAATGTGGATTTCATAGACATCAACAGTGGGTGTCCCATAGACCTCATTTACAAGAGA GGAGAGGGCTGTGCCCTTATGGGTAAGATGACCAAGTATGAGAACATTGTACGCTGCATGAACTCTGTACTGGATATTCCTTTGACAGTGAAGATGCGGACTGGATTAACTGATAACAAGAACACTGCACACATGCTCATTCCTCGGTTGCGTGATGCTGGAGTCTCTTTGGTTACA ctgCATGGTCGGTCAAGGGAGCAGCGATACACCAAACTGGCGAACTGGGATTACATTGAAATGTGTGCAAAGATTGCCTCACCTATGCCTCTCTTTG GCAATGGAGACATCTTGTCTTTTGAGGATGCCAATCTCTACAAGGAAGCCAGTGGTGTGCAAGGCATCATGATTGCAag GGGAGCCCTTATCAAGCCTTGGATCTTCACAGAGATCAAGGAGCAACGTCACTGGGACATTTCAGCTTCTGAGCGCTTTGAAATCTTGAAAGATTTTTGCAACTATGGCTTGGAGTACTGGGGCTCTGATTCAAAAGGTGTTGAAACTATACGCCGATTTCTCCTGGAGTGGTTGTCATTCTTACACAG ATACATTCCTGTTGGGTTGCTGGAACACCCTCCTCAGAAAATTAATCAGCGGCCACCTTACTACAAAGGTCGTAATGAGTTAGAGACACTAATGGCCAGCAGTAGCTGTGGTGACTGGATTAAGATCAG CGAGATGCTCTTGGGAAAAGTTCCAGAACAGTTTACCTTTCTTCCAAAGCACAAAGCCAATGCTTACCAGTGA
- the LOC112563624 gene encoding glycerol-3-phosphate acyltransferase 1, mitochondrial-like isoform X2 — translation MPAQFTSQGSLHHGRQNPKRKRATISNELQFDTNLLASFKFKPFYKPEDFKVNRILMGQCCSCLPDSRHDFCDPNTAEHGMRNILDVKPELGDSSPVVMSFDKLAYSLRRPLFGPFPDLSVAVLTNPRVVDAVQRAAWDLGSEDNFSVMEKRASRIINKMKASVSAAFIRFTGWFLLKFLSVILHSVLVHKGQMAVLKKAADRGLPMIYLPLHRSHLDYVLVTFILWNYDIRAPHVAAGDNMDIPFFSLLMRSLGGFFIRRQLDNGSTDKDILYRAILNTYMLELLKRGESLEFFIEGGRTRTGRAIRPKGGLLSVVADACSEGIIPDAYVVPINISYDKLLEGNFCKEQMGQPKERESFRGACRALFKVLCGDFGSVRVDFAHPFSVQEFIKSSKNFPAQNLFVASTLQSSESTVSCPAFSQPLVSNSNNSPDIIEGNRMVVRALAEHTVFTCVSSLAPMCSHMLAFLLLTKFRQGASLESLADAMQWLKEELAIRNQDVGFCGKPQDVILYAQNLLGEEAVACSVKTDEEVFLTPTLTLPTVFELSYNASSITSTFALESILAIAVIAEAGLHPGTWTDKQCTEPTINISQDTVLETAHKICDLLHTEFIFVPPCKKLQDVLIEKFEDFVLTEVLLEEESQDTHSVNPAEKQWAARISKNLSWDDEEDEDSRQPCRAHGPGECGTCRGDGQVEISSFCDGPSPGVISDHCLSPCSDCGGDA, via the exons ATGCCAGCACAATTTACAAGTCAAGGCAGCCTTCATCATGGAAGGCAAAATCCAAAACGAAAGCGAGCGACCATTTCAAATGAGTTGCAG TTTGACACTAATTTATTGGCATCATTTAAATTCAAGCCATTTTACAAACCTGAAGACTTTAAAGTGAATAGAATCTTGATGGGTCAGTGCTGCAGCTGCCTACCTGACAGCCGG caTGATTTTTGCGACCCCAATACAGCTGAGCATGGAATGCGAAATATATTGGATGTAAAGCCAGAGTTGGG ggACTCAAGTCCTGTGGTGATGAGCTTTGACAAACTTGCCTATTCACTGCGTAGACCTCTCTTTGGGCCATTTCCAGACCTTTCAGTCGCTGTTCTTACCAACCCTCG TGTTGTTGATGCTGTCCAGAGAGCTGCTTGGGACCTTGGTTCTGAAG atAATTTCTCAGTCATGGAGAAAAGAGCCAGCAGAATAATAAACAAGATGAAGGCTTCTGTGTCAGCTGCTTTTATAAg GTTTACAGGTTGGTTCCTGCTCAAGTTTCTGTCTGTGATATTGCATTCTGTGCTAGTGCACAAAGGGCAGATGGCTGTCTTGAAAAAAGCTGCAGAT CGTGGTTTGCCAATGATTTATCTGCCACTACATCGTAGTCATCTGGACTATGTTCTTGTGACCTTTATTCTGTGGAACTATGATATCCGTGCACCACATGTTGCAGCAGGAGACAACATGGACATTCCCTTTTTCAG CCTTCTTATGAGAAGTCTTGGGGGGTTCTTCATTCGCAGGCAGCTAGACAATGGGAGCACAGACAAAGACATTTTGTACAGAGCCATTTTAAATACA TACATGCTTGAATTATTGAAAAGAGGAGAGAGTTTAGAATTCTTCATTGAAGGTGGCCGCACACGTACAGGACGAGCCATCCGACCCAAAGGGGGACTTCTCTCTGTCGTGGCAGATGCTTGTTCAGAAG gtaTTATTCCTGATGCTTATGTTGTTCCCATAAACATCAGTTATGACAAGCTTCTAGAAGGAAACTTCTGCAAAGAACAAATG GGTCAACCAAAAGAGAGAGAGTCATTCCGAGGAGCTTGCAGAGCATTGTTCAAGGTCCTTTGTGGAGACTTTGGCAGTGTGCGAGTGGACTTTGCACATCCTTTCTCAGTACAG GAATTCATCAAATCATCAAAAAATTTTCCTGCCCAAAACTTATTCGTTGCAAGTACTCTCCAAAGCTCAGAATCCACAGTCTCATGTCCTGCTTTCTCACAGCCGTTAGTGTCCAACAGCAACAACTCTCCAGATATTATAGAGGGCAACCGCATGGTTGTTAGGGCATTAGCTGAACATACAGTATTCA CGTGTGTCAGTTCACTTGCTCCCATGTGTTCACATATGCTTGCTTTCTTGCTGCTCACCAAGTTTCGCCAG GGTGCATCACTAGAAAGCCTTGCTGATGCCATGCAGTGGCTCAAAGAAGAACTTGCCATCCGAAACCAAGACGTGGGCTTCTGCGGCAAACCTCAGGATGTTATTCTTTATGCACAGAACCTTCTAGGAGAGGAGGCAGTAGCCTGCAG TGTGAAGACAGACGAGGAGGTTTTTCTGACACCCACCTTGACCTTGCCTACTGTGTTTGAGCTTAGTTACAATGCCAGTAGCATCACTAGTACCTTTGCACTAGAGAGCATTTTAG CTATAGCAGTGATAGCAGAAGCAGGCTTGCACCCTGGCACATGGACAGATAAGCAGTGTACAGAACCAACCATCAACATCAGTCAGGACACTGTTCTGGAAACCGCCCATAAGATCTGTGACTTGTTACACACAGAGTTTATATTTGTGCCT CCTTGTAAAAAACTGCAAGATGTCTTGATTGAAAAGTTTGAGGACTTTGTCTTAACAGAAGTTTTACTGGAGGAGGAAtctcag GATACGCATTCAGTCAACCCTGCAGAGAAGCAGTGGGCTGCCCGCATCTCCAAGAATCTGTCTTGggatgatgaagaggatgaagatAGCAGGCAGCCATGCAGAGCGCATGGTCCAG GTGAATGTGGGACGTGTAGAGGTGATGGACAAGTTGAAATTTCTTCATTCTGTGATGGCCCCAGTCCTGGAGTCATATCTGATCACTGCCTGTCACCTTGCTCAGACTGTGGAGGAGATGCCTG A
- the LOC112563624 gene encoding glycerol-3-phosphate acyltransferase 1, mitochondrial-like isoform X1, translating to MPAQFTSQGSLHHGRQNPKRKRATISNELQFDTNLLASFKFKPFYKPEDFKVNRILMGQCCSCLPDSRHDFCDPNTAEHGMRNILDVKPELGDSSPVVMSFDKLAYSLRRPLFGPFPDLSVAVLTNPRVVDAVQRAAWDLGSEGTGLDNFSVMEKRASRIINKMKASVSAAFIRFTGWFLLKFLSVILHSVLVHKGQMAVLKKAADRGLPMIYLPLHRSHLDYVLVTFILWNYDIRAPHVAAGDNMDIPFFSLLMRSLGGFFIRRQLDNGSTDKDILYRAILNTYMLELLKRGESLEFFIEGGRTRTGRAIRPKGGLLSVVADACSEGIIPDAYVVPINISYDKLLEGNFCKEQMGQPKERESFRGACRALFKVLCGDFGSVRVDFAHPFSVQEFIKSSKNFPAQNLFVASTLQSSESTVSCPAFSQPLVSNSNNSPDIIEGNRMVVRALAEHTVFTCVSSLAPMCSHMLAFLLLTKFRQGASLESLADAMQWLKEELAIRNQDVGFCGKPQDVILYAQNLLGEEAVACSVKTDEEVFLTPTLTLPTVFELSYNASSITSTFALESILAIAVIAEAGLHPGTWTDKQCTEPTINISQDTVLETAHKICDLLHTEFIFVPPCKKLQDVLIEKFEDFVLTEVLLEEESQDTHSVNPAEKQWAARISKNLSWDDEEDEDSRQPCRAHGPGECGTCRGDGQVEISSFCDGPSPGVISDHCLSPCSDCGGDA from the exons ATGCCAGCACAATTTACAAGTCAAGGCAGCCTTCATCATGGAAGGCAAAATCCAAAACGAAAGCGAGCGACCATTTCAAATGAGTTGCAG TTTGACACTAATTTATTGGCATCATTTAAATTCAAGCCATTTTACAAACCTGAAGACTTTAAAGTGAATAGAATCTTGATGGGTCAGTGCTGCAGCTGCCTACCTGACAGCCGG caTGATTTTTGCGACCCCAATACAGCTGAGCATGGAATGCGAAATATATTGGATGTAAAGCCAGAGTTGGG ggACTCAAGTCCTGTGGTGATGAGCTTTGACAAACTTGCCTATTCACTGCGTAGACCTCTCTTTGGGCCATTTCCAGACCTTTCAGTCGCTGTTCTTACCAACCCTCG TGTTGTTGATGCTGTCCAGAGAGCTGCTTGGGACCTTGGTTCTGAAGGTACTGGCTTGG atAATTTCTCAGTCATGGAGAAAAGAGCCAGCAGAATAATAAACAAGATGAAGGCTTCTGTGTCAGCTGCTTTTATAAg GTTTACAGGTTGGTTCCTGCTCAAGTTTCTGTCTGTGATATTGCATTCTGTGCTAGTGCACAAAGGGCAGATGGCTGTCTTGAAAAAAGCTGCAGAT CGTGGTTTGCCAATGATTTATCTGCCACTACATCGTAGTCATCTGGACTATGTTCTTGTGACCTTTATTCTGTGGAACTATGATATCCGTGCACCACATGTTGCAGCAGGAGACAACATGGACATTCCCTTTTTCAG CCTTCTTATGAGAAGTCTTGGGGGGTTCTTCATTCGCAGGCAGCTAGACAATGGGAGCACAGACAAAGACATTTTGTACAGAGCCATTTTAAATACA TACATGCTTGAATTATTGAAAAGAGGAGAGAGTTTAGAATTCTTCATTGAAGGTGGCCGCACACGTACAGGACGAGCCATCCGACCCAAAGGGGGACTTCTCTCTGTCGTGGCAGATGCTTGTTCAGAAG gtaTTATTCCTGATGCTTATGTTGTTCCCATAAACATCAGTTATGACAAGCTTCTAGAAGGAAACTTCTGCAAAGAACAAATG GGTCAACCAAAAGAGAGAGAGTCATTCCGAGGAGCTTGCAGAGCATTGTTCAAGGTCCTTTGTGGAGACTTTGGCAGTGTGCGAGTGGACTTTGCACATCCTTTCTCAGTACAG GAATTCATCAAATCATCAAAAAATTTTCCTGCCCAAAACTTATTCGTTGCAAGTACTCTCCAAAGCTCAGAATCCACAGTCTCATGTCCTGCTTTCTCACAGCCGTTAGTGTCCAACAGCAACAACTCTCCAGATATTATAGAGGGCAACCGCATGGTTGTTAGGGCATTAGCTGAACATACAGTATTCA CGTGTGTCAGTTCACTTGCTCCCATGTGTTCACATATGCTTGCTTTCTTGCTGCTCACCAAGTTTCGCCAG GGTGCATCACTAGAAAGCCTTGCTGATGCCATGCAGTGGCTCAAAGAAGAACTTGCCATCCGAAACCAAGACGTGGGCTTCTGCGGCAAACCTCAGGATGTTATTCTTTATGCACAGAACCTTCTAGGAGAGGAGGCAGTAGCCTGCAG TGTGAAGACAGACGAGGAGGTTTTTCTGACACCCACCTTGACCTTGCCTACTGTGTTTGAGCTTAGTTACAATGCCAGTAGCATCACTAGTACCTTTGCACTAGAGAGCATTTTAG CTATAGCAGTGATAGCAGAAGCAGGCTTGCACCCTGGCACATGGACAGATAAGCAGTGTACAGAACCAACCATCAACATCAGTCAGGACACTGTTCTGGAAACCGCCCATAAGATCTGTGACTTGTTACACACAGAGTTTATATTTGTGCCT CCTTGTAAAAAACTGCAAGATGTCTTGATTGAAAAGTTTGAGGACTTTGTCTTAACAGAAGTTTTACTGGAGGAGGAAtctcag GATACGCATTCAGTCAACCCTGCAGAGAAGCAGTGGGCTGCCCGCATCTCCAAGAATCTGTCTTGggatgatgaagaggatgaagatAGCAGGCAGCCATGCAGAGCGCATGGTCCAG GTGAATGTGGGACGTGTAGAGGTGATGGACAAGTTGAAATTTCTTCATTCTGTGATGGCCCCAGTCCTGGAGTCATATCTGATCACTGCCTGTCACCTTGCTCAGACTGTGGAGGAGATGCCTG A
- the LOC112564108 gene encoding probable ATP-dependent RNA helicase DDX58, with amino-acid sequence MAQDQFDGMKAETLQLMQPYFQQYLVPSKIVPLLNVILEDEKREQILSIEKYSRKNAVKELIEVILKNEERGISLFISVLRGEGSSMPRWERFLTPLENKRENGLNKMANEYYAFILHLLEGSIIDELSEGEIYEIIIYFYSVEIIDESDMEEISGILNQKGRYYGALHMFTAMKRRTTDWPQEFFQALKTAKPELLCKIDPLNESPLMEERFQKEERVVGAMSDRSQRPRISSKERRMVGSVDDDDEDDDETFPKQNWTAAKGAGDRSPQRAESIDEGSSDDAGDFSDCEEKHALEESEKTQKKPGETGAESTQEKRELVPALRQHDGVRRREPLHMRNYQKELAAPALEGSNVIICAPTGSGKTRVALYIVQHHLQTAHGQKRKVAFLARTVPLVTQQYKIFVKYLPDFKSVLVTGDSDHSMQLHHLLPDYDILVLTPKVLENHLVPEKIPSLAAFSLLVFDECHHTRKGEPYNSLMKSYLKSKSNDPNGLPQIVGLTASIGVEKATTESEAAESVLGIMGNLDVIKISTVKENLEELQNTVPKPEEGRSVLLLPRDGDEISSKLQEIMTETEDILNRVGRKLLDEDITKTLDKRPGDRKDQRYGQWAVQLRNQARLLKIPETVEDDDLSEVNEHKEYTRKIQVYADCLAAYNDALEVHDLMRPQDVLEFWSASFSSIVFMQGTSIQLPKRGRFYLKRLIRTWDDENPNLNTLATTILENVSMEDRGGSQIIIFVRTRATCLALCKWLNSHPHLRRLNATQFTGTGARQDEGGMTQNEQEGVIEKFRSGEVKVLVSTSVGEEGIDIPDCNLVIKYNQVGNEVTTVQTRGRSRKEGGRSILMAKDKIIQQEMINRSRADMMYKAIDMVNAMPAKDVADRVRKVQKKTLEDESIKEIVHAVKRQLKAKKSFSLVCGRCKSVRVAGDKIRTINNAHHVVIGQELKQQVICKRNPTRRIDDVDLTGSLICGKPGCGSGLGQMLNYMGVPFMTLAIKQWIVEDEDGNPASYKSWSKVPFHVAPIRPDDVRRHLDSEPRQYSESDDDSDD; translated from the exons ATGGCACAAGATCAATTCGACGGTATGAAGGCTGAGACCCTGCAGTTAATGCAGCCATATTTTCAGCAGTACCTTGTGCCCAGCAAGATAGTGCCACTGCTTAATGTCATACTCGAAG atgaaaagagagaacagaTTCTAAGCATAGAAAAGTATTCTAGAAAAAATGCGGTGAAGGAACTCATTGAAGTGATTTTGAAGAATGAGGAGCGTGGCATCAGCCTCTTCATCAGTGTGCTACGGGGAGAAGGCAGCAGCATGCCAA GATGGGAACGCTTCTTAACGCCCTTAGAAAACAAACGTGAAAATGGGTTAAATAAAATGGCCAATGAGTACTATGCCTTCATTCTTCATCTGCTTGAGGGCTCTATCATTGATGAACTAAGTGAAGGAGAAATATACGAGATCATCATATATTTCTATTCTGTGGAGATCATAGATGAGTCTGATATGGAAGAGATTTCTGGAATCTTGAACCAAAAAGGTCGATACTACGGTGCACTACACATGTTCACTGCCATGAAGCGTCGCACCACTGACTGGCCACAGGAGTTCTTTCAAGCCCTAAAAACTGCAAAACCAGAGCTCCTTTGCAAGATTGACCCTTTAAACGAAAGTCCAC TGATGGAGGAAAGATTTcaaaaagaagagagagttGTTGGAGCAATGTCTGACAGGTCTCAGAGGCCAAGAATATCCAGCAAAGAGAGGCGAATGGTTGGAtctgtcgatgatgatgatgaggatgatgatgagacatttccaaaacaaaactggaCAGCTGCAAAAG GTGCCGGTGATAGAAGCCCTCAGAGAGCAGAATCTATAGATGAAGGGAGTTCAGATGATGCTGGTGATTTCTCTGACTGTGAAGAGAAGCATGCTCTTGAAG AGTCAGAAAAGACGCAAAAGAAGCCTGGAGAAACAGGAGCGGAGAGCACTCAGGAGAAGCGAGAACTAGTTCCTGCCCTGAGGCAGCATGATGGAGTCCGTCGGCGAGAACCACTCCACATGAGGAACTATCAAAAAGAGTTGGCTGCTCCTGCCTTGGAGGGTAGCAACGTCATCATCTGTGCACCCACAGGCTCTGGTAAAACCAGGGTGGCACTCTACATCGTGCAACACCATCTTCAAACTGCACACGGCC aaaagcgCAAGGTGGCATTTCTTGCTCGCACTGTGCCTCTTGTGACTCAGCAGTACAAGATCTTCGTGAAGTACTTACCGGATTTCAAG TCTGTGCTGGTGACGGGCGACAGCGACCACAGCATGCAGTTGCACCACCTGCTGCCTGACTACGACATCTTGGTGCTGACACCCAAGGTGCTGGAGAACCACCTGGTGCCCGAGAAGATTCCGTCTTTAGCAGCCTTTTCACTACTCGTCTTTGACGAGTGTCACCACACCAGAAAGGGGGAGCCATATAACTCTCTCATGAAAAGCTATCTCAAGTCCAAAAGTAATGACCCGAATGGTCTTCCCCAG ATCGTTGGCCTGACGGCATCTATCGGCGTGGAGAAGGCAACGACTGAAAGTGAAGCCGCGGAAAGCGTCCTGGGAATCATGGGAAATCTTGACGTCATCAAAATTTCAACTGTCAAAGAGAATTTGGAGGAGCTTCAAAATACTGTTCCCAAGCCGGAAGAAG GTCGATCCGTGCTCCTTTTGCCGAGAGATGGTGACGAAATTAGCAGCAAGCTGCAGGAAATAATGACAGAGACAGAAGACATTCTGAACAGAGTCGGCAGAAAGCTGCTTGACGAAGACATCACGAAGACCCTCGATAAACGCCCAGGGGACCGCAAAGACCAGAGATATGGACAGTGGGCTGTCCAACTGAGAAATCAG GCACGTTTGCTTAAAATTCCAGAAACCGTTGAAGACGACGACTTGAGTGAGGTGAACGAACATAAGGAGTATACTCGAAAGATTCAAGTGTACGCTGATTGTCTCGCT GCTTATAACGATGCTTTGGAGGTCCACGACCTTATGCGCCCACAAGATGTACTGGAGTTTTGGAGCGCAAGTTTCAGCAGCATAGTCTTTATGCAAGGGACCAGCATACAACTGCCAAAGAGAGGCAGATTCT ATCTAAAGAGACTGATCAGAACTTGGGACGATGAGAACCCAAACCTCAACACCTTGGCCACCACCATCTTAGAGAACGTCAGTATGGAAGACAGAGGTGGGTCACAGATCATCATCTTCGTGCGGACAAGGGCGACGTGTCTAGCTCTGTGCAAGTGGCTCAACTCCCATCCACATCTTCGGAGGCTGAACGCGACGCAGTTCACAGGGACTGGTGCTCGCCAGGACGAGGGAG GCATGACTCAGAATGAACAAGAGGGCGTGATAGAAAAGTTCCGCTCCGGGGAAGTGAAGGTCTTGGTCTCTACATCTGTCGGGGAAGAAGGAATCGACATCCCAGACTGCAACCTAGTGATCAAGTACAACCAAGTCGGCAACGAAGTGACCACAGTACAGACTAGAG GACGAAGCAGAAAGGAGGGAGGTCGGTCCATTCTGATGGCAAAGGACAAGATCATACAGCAGGAGATGATAAACAGATCTCGAGCAGATATGATGTACAAAGCCATCGACATGGTCAACGCCATGCCCGCCAAAGACGTGGCTGACCGCGTTCGTAAG GTGCAAAAGAAGACGCTGGAGGACGAGAGCATCAAGGAAATCGTGCACGCCGTCAAGCGGCAGCTCAAGGCCAAGAAATCCTTTTCACTGGTCTGCGGCCGATGCAAGAGCGTTCGCGTAGCTGGCGACAAGATTCGAACCATCAACAACGCACATCACGTGGTGATAGGGCAAGAGCTCAAGCAGCAGGTCATCTGCAAGAGGAACCCTACCAGACGAATTGATGACGTGGACTTAACGGGCTCCCTGATCTGCGGCAAACCAGGGTGTGGCAGTGGTCTCGGGCAGATGCTTAACTACATGGGG GTGCCCTTCATGACGCTGGCTATAAAGCAGTGGATCGTGGAGGACGAGGATGGCAACCCGGCGTCGTACAAGAGCTGGAGCAAGGTGCCCTTCCACGTGGCGCCCATCAGGCCCGACGATGTTCGGCGGCACCTGGACAGCGAGCCAAGGCAGTACAGCGAAAGTGACGACGATTCTGACGACTAA